One stretch of Tenacibaculum sp. MAR_2010_89 DNA includes these proteins:
- a CDS encoding NADP-dependent isocitrate dehydrogenase, whose amino-acid sequence MNKTAKIMYTKTDEAPALATRSFLPIVKAFTKSSNIEIETKDISLAGRILANFSSYLTEEQRVEDALAFLGELAKKPEANIIKLPNISASVPQLKAAITELQALGYALPNYPEEINSDEDKNVLALYNKVKGSAVNPVLREGNSDRRAPKAVKNYAKKNPHRMGAWSSDSKTHVATMTEGDFAHNEKSVTVPSATNVKIEHTDTKGNITVLKEKVSLLADEVIDATVMNKKALLNFLETQVLDAKNKNVLFSLHMKATMMKVSDPIIFGHAVRVFFKDLYTKHSETFNEIGVNVNNGFGNLLGNLNELSEEKRNEILADIEAVYSNRPDVAMVDSDKGITNLHVPSDVIIDASMPAMIRTSGQMWNKEGKQQDTKAVIPDSSYASLYQATIDFCKENGAFDPTTMGTVPNVGLMAQKAEEYGSHDKTFEIASNGAIKVIDDNGTVLLEHSVEEGDIWRMCQVKDAPIQDWVKLAVTRAKATQTPAVFWLDENRSHDAEIITKVKKYLQDHDTNGLEILIKSVAEATEYTLKRVKAGLDTISVTGNVLRDYLTDLFPILELGTSAKMLSIVPLMNGGGLFETGAGGSAPKHVQQLVEENHLRWDSLGEFLALAVSLEHLGETNNNSKAKILAETLDDATDKLLENKKGPSRKTGELDNRGSHFYLAMYWAEALASQNKDSELKVQFTSLAEKMIANESVIVNELNTVQGKAVNIDGYYEPNDKLADDIMKPSQTLNTILESF is encoded by the coding sequence ATGAATAAAACGGCTAAAATCATGTATACAAAAACGGATGAAGCTCCTGCGTTAGCTACTCGTTCGTTTTTACCTATAGTAAAAGCATTTACTAAATCTTCAAATATAGAAATTGAAACTAAAGATATTTCTCTTGCTGGTCGTATTCTTGCCAATTTCTCTAGTTATTTAACAGAAGAGCAACGCGTTGAAGACGCTTTAGCTTTTTTAGGAGAATTAGCAAAAAAACCAGAAGCAAACATTATAAAGCTACCTAATATTTCAGCTTCAGTTCCTCAATTAAAAGCAGCAATAACAGAGTTACAAGCTTTAGGATATGCTTTACCTAATTATCCAGAAGAAATAAACTCTGATGAAGACAAAAATGTTTTAGCCCTATATAACAAAGTAAAAGGATCTGCTGTAAACCCTGTTTTACGTGAAGGAAACTCAGACCGTCGAGCCCCTAAAGCAGTTAAAAACTACGCAAAGAAAAACCCACATAGAATGGGCGCTTGGTCTTCTGACTCTAAAACACATGTAGCAACAATGACTGAAGGCGACTTTGCTCATAATGAAAAATCGGTTACGGTTCCTTCTGCTACAAATGTTAAAATAGAACACACAGATACTAAAGGAAATATTACTGTATTAAAAGAAAAAGTATCTTTATTAGCGGATGAAGTTATTGATGCAACAGTAATGAACAAAAAGGCATTATTAAACTTTTTAGAAACTCAAGTACTTGATGCTAAAAATAAAAATGTTTTGTTTTCATTACACATGAAAGCTACAATGATGAAAGTTTCTGACCCTATTATTTTTGGTCATGCTGTAAGAGTTTTCTTTAAAGATTTATATACAAAACATTCAGAAACATTTAATGAAATTGGTGTAAATGTGAACAATGGTTTTGGTAATTTATTAGGTAATCTTAATGAATTATCTGAAGAAAAAAGAAATGAAATTTTAGCGGATATTGAAGCTGTTTACTCAAACAGACCTGATGTAGCTATGGTTGATTCTGATAAAGGCATCACCAATCTACATGTTCCTTCTGATGTTATTATTGATGCTTCTATGCCGGCTATGATTCGTACTTCTGGTCAAATGTGGAACAAAGAAGGCAAACAACAAGATACAAAAGCAGTAATTCCAGATAGTTCATATGCTAGCTTATATCAAGCAACAATTGACTTCTGTAAAGAGAATGGAGCTTTTGACCCAACAACCATGGGAACTGTTCCTAATGTTGGTTTAATGGCACAAAAAGCTGAAGAATACGGATCACATGATAAAACTTTTGAAATAGCCTCAAACGGAGCTATTAAAGTAATTGACGATAATGGAACTGTATTATTAGAACATTCTGTTGAAGAAGGTGATATTTGGAGAATGTGTCAAGTAAAAGACGCTCCAATCCAAGACTGGGTAAAATTAGCAGTAACTCGTGCTAAAGCAACTCAAACCCCTGCAGTTTTCTGGTTAGATGAAAACCGTTCTCATGATGCCGAAATCATAACAAAAGTAAAGAAGTATCTACAAGATCATGATACCAATGGATTAGAAATCCTTATTAAATCAGTTGCTGAAGCTACAGAATACACTTTAAAAAGAGTTAAAGCTGGTTTAGATACTATTTCTGTTACTGGAAATGTTTTACGTGATTATTTAACCGATTTATTTCCAATTTTAGAGCTTGGTACTTCAGCTAAAATGCTTTCTATTGTTCCATTAATGAACGGTGGTGGATTGTTTGAAACTGGAGCTGGAGGTTCAGCACCTAAACATGTTCAACAATTAGTTGAAGAAAATCATTTACGCTGGGATTCTTTAGGAGAATTTTTAGCTTTAGCTGTTTCTCTAGAACATTTAGGTGAAACTAACAACAACTCTAAAGCTAAAATTTTAGCAGAGACTCTTGACGACGCTACTGATAAATTACTAGAAAACAAAAAAGGACCTTCAAGAAAAACAGGAGAATTAGACAATAGAGGGTCTCATTTTTACTTAGCAATGTATTGGGCTGAAGCATTAGCTTCTCAAAATAAAGACAGTGAATTAAAAGTTCAATTTACTTCTTTAGCTGAAAAAATGATTGCTAATGAATCTGTTATAGTAAACGAACTAAACACTGTTCAAGGAAAAGCAGTAAATATTGATGGATACTACGAACCAAATGATAAATTGGCTGACGATATCATGAAACCTAGCCAAACATTAAATACTATTTTAGAAAGCTTTTAA
- a CDS encoding mechanosensitive ion channel family protein, which produces METIQNALTNFYNSIASGMGDWGLKLIGALAALIIGLWIIRILVKGVSKVFESKHIDETLRPFLITLIGFVLKALLIISIAGIVGVPTATFAALIAGVGIAIGAAFNGSLGHLASGIMLLVFRPFKVGDLIKTNGAFGFVKEISVFVTVIETFQNETEIIPNSAITSGKITNLTKVGSLRVDMPFAIRYGSDIKKAKEIVMNVLVSDVNVLKDKDKQPRVAVNNLGENSIELLALPYVSCENYWDVYWDTRQKIVEELGIAGFDAPLPQRIVTMVS; this is translated from the coding sequence ATGGAAACAATACAAAATGCATTGACTAATTTTTATAATTCAATAGCATCTGGAATGGGAGATTGGGGTTTAAAATTAATTGGAGCTTTAGCTGCTTTAATAATCGGACTATGGATTATTAGAATTTTAGTTAAAGGAGTTTCAAAAGTCTTTGAATCTAAACATATAGATGAAACTTTACGACCTTTTTTAATTACACTAATTGGTTTTGTTTTAAAAGCTTTATTGATTATTTCTATAGCAGGAATAGTTGGAGTGCCTACAGCAACTTTTGCTGCCCTTATAGCAGGAGTAGGGATTGCAATTGGAGCTGCTTTTAATGGTTCATTAGGGCATTTGGCTTCGGGAATTATGCTGCTTGTTTTTAGACCTTTTAAAGTAGGAGACTTAATTAAAACTAATGGTGCTTTTGGTTTTGTTAAAGAGATATCTGTTTTTGTAACAGTTATTGAAACCTTCCAGAATGAAACTGAAATTATACCAAACTCTGCCATAACTTCTGGAAAGATTACAAACTTAACGAAAGTTGGAAGTTTACGTGTGGACATGCCGTTTGCGATTCGTTATGGGTCAGATATAAAGAAAGCGAAAGAGATTGTAATGAATGTATTAGTTAGTGATGTAAATGTGTTAAAAGATAAGGATAAGCAACCAAGAGTTGCAGTTAATAATTTAGGAGAGAATAGTATAGAACTATTAGCATTGCCTTATGTAAGTTGTGAGAATTATTGGGATGTGTATTGGGATACAAGGCAAAAAATAGTTGAAGAATTAGGAATAGCTGGCTTTGATGCTCCTTTACCTCAAAGAATTGTTACTATGGTTTCATAA
- the murQ gene encoding N-acetylmuramic acid 6-phosphate etherase has translation MNFTKTTEQDSNYNNLEKMKLSKLLTNINNEDKTVPLAIEKELISIENLIEQIVIKLKKGGRLFYIGAGTSGRLGIVDASECPPTFGVSHDLVVGLIAGGDIAIRKAVEFAEDSKEQGWIDLQKHNINQKDVVIGIAASGTTPYVIAALEKCNSEGITTGCITCNKKSPLALTASYPIVIVVGPEVVTGSSRMKAGTAQKLVLNMISTATMIQLGKVKGNKMVDMQLSNNKLVERGIKMLVSELHIDQQTASHLIKKYGNVRNAIKNYRNE, from the coding sequence ATGAACTTCACTAAAACAACAGAACAAGATTCGAATTATAATAACTTAGAAAAAATGAAACTTTCAAAGTTATTAACCAATATCAACAATGAAGATAAAACAGTACCTCTTGCTATTGAGAAAGAACTAATTTCAATTGAAAACTTAATTGAACAAATAGTTATTAAACTAAAAAAAGGTGGTAGACTGTTTTATATTGGAGCAGGTACTAGTGGAAGGTTAGGTATTGTTGATGCTAGTGAATGCCCACCTACCTTTGGGGTTTCACATGATTTAGTTGTTGGGTTAATTGCAGGTGGAGATATAGCTATAAGAAAAGCCGTTGAATTTGCAGAAGACTCAAAAGAACAAGGATGGATTGATTTACAAAAACACAATATAAATCAAAAAGATGTTGTAATTGGAATTGCTGCTTCAGGAACAACTCCTTATGTTATTGCTGCTTTGGAAAAATGCAACTCTGAAGGAATTACTACTGGTTGTATAACATGTAATAAAAAAAGTCCTTTAGCATTAACCGCATCCTACCCTATTGTAATAGTAGTAGGGCCAGAAGTTGTTACAGGTAGCTCAAGGATGAAAGCTGGTACAGCACAAAAATTAGTACTTAATATGATCTCTACTGCAACAATGATTCAACTAGGAAAAGTTAAAGGGAATAAAATGGTAGACATGCAACTTTCAAATAATAAATTAGTAGAAAGAGGTATAAAAATGTTAGTTTCCGAATTACATATCGACCAACAAACTGCTAGTCACCTAATAAAAAAGTATGGTAATGTTAGAAACGCTATAAAAAATTATAGAAATGAGTAA
- a CDS encoding DUF6095 family protein codes for MSKDTSFDKNIKNLFILLGLLILSPIVLNVSFKALKVFTEQPKIIIAYTLLVIGILLILYTVYFGFKTFKNILDSLFNQ; via the coding sequence ATGAGTAAAGACACGTCTTTTGATAAAAACATAAAAAATTTATTTATTTTACTAGGTCTATTAATACTATCTCCTATAGTACTTAATGTTTCTTTTAAGGCATTAAAAGTTTTTACTGAACAACCTAAGATAATAATAGCATACACTTTATTAGTAATTGGCATTTTATTAATTCTTTACACTGTTTACTTTGGATTTAAAACTTTTAAGAATATATTAGACTCACTTTTTAATCAATAA
- a CDS encoding D-alanine--D-alanine ligase, with translation MNIKNKFYKIFNWEYWPSSMLYIPNLPYAFYLAYKAKHLAFFTAANPSIKSSGNGTESKFATMNLIPKHFRPNSILILPKTKIELVIQEIENANISYPLIAKPDVGFRGLLVKKINSPQELQLYLKKYPINIIIQEYIDYKNECGIFYHRNPNEATGKITSITLKKFLSVTGNGYSTLKDLVIKDDRAQLYIDIINETHPLKLNTIPKKNEIIKLSVIGNHCKGTQFINGNHLISKELHKTFDEINKSINGWYYGRLDIKYNTFDELQKGINLKILEINGILAEPTHIYDSKNYNYLKALKEIRLHWNNLYQIATTNHTQFNVPYKSSKLFINEMLNLKNYVTNIKNLN, from the coding sequence TTGAACATTAAAAACAAGTTCTATAAAATATTTAATTGGGAGTATTGGCCATCTTCAATGCTTTACATACCCAATCTACCTTATGCTTTTTATTTAGCTTATAAGGCAAAGCACCTTGCGTTTTTTACAGCAGCCAATCCAAGCATTAAAAGCTCTGGAAACGGAACTGAAAGTAAATTCGCAACGATGAACCTTATACCTAAACACTTCAGACCGAATTCAATTCTAATACTTCCTAAAACAAAAATTGAACTTGTAATTCAAGAAATTGAAAATGCAAATATCTCATATCCTTTAATAGCCAAACCTGATGTTGGTTTTAGAGGTCTACTTGTAAAAAAAATAAATTCGCCCCAAGAACTTCAGTTATATTTAAAAAAATACCCGATCAATATAATAATTCAAGAATATATTGATTACAAAAACGAGTGCGGTATATTCTATCACCGAAATCCAAATGAAGCTACTGGAAAAATAACATCTATAACTTTAAAAAAGTTTTTATCTGTTACAGGAAATGGATATTCTACCCTAAAAGATTTAGTTATAAAAGATGATAGAGCTCAATTATACATTGATATAATTAATGAGACACATCCTTTAAAATTAAATACCATTCCTAAAAAAAATGAAATAATTAAACTTTCTGTTATTGGAAATCATTGTAAAGGAACCCAATTTATTAACGGGAATCACCTAATAAGTAAAGAGCTACATAAAACGTTCGACGAAATAAACAAATCAATTAATGGGTGGTATTATGGAAGGCTCGATATTAAATATAACACCTTTGATGAACTACAAAAAGGAATAAATTTAAAAATATTAGAAATAAATGGTATATTAGCTGAACCCACTCATATATATGACAGTAAAAACTACAACTATCTAAAAGCTTTAAAAGAGATACGTTTACATTGGAATAATTTATACCAAATTGCAACTACAAATCATACACAATTCAATGTACCGTATAAAAGCTCTAAGCTGTTTATTAATGAGATGTTGAATTTAAAAAATTACGTTACAAATATTAAAAATCTAAATTAA
- a CDS encoding gliding motility-associated C-terminal domain-containing protein gives MKFLLSIMALFMSLFINAQTSAFHNYGNIKMHENASVGFHTDFINDGVLDDNNKGLAGFYSDSEIRTVSGNNRAVFENLEFDAINDIELYSSLGTTGEMSFINGKVFTPRNEPNVSLDYINHQFYIGEDDSRHVDGYSSVFGTNEFVFPIGDDNRLRPMILPSQTNNNEYSGAYYFYNPNTPPTHFTESFSTSQKQIFISNISNLEFWDLDGASETKITLTWDPKSDINAISNNINLLRVVGWSKTESKWIDLGRTSSSGDLNSGRIMSNSFIPDEYTVITIGSEFAAGELADINLIFTPNGDSENETLTFEGLEQYKNNNLSIFNRWGNVVYETENYKNDWKGKSNGRVTVNKDQDLPDGTYFYLLKLGSDESKSQKGWIYIHR, from the coding sequence ATGAAGTTTTTATTATCTATTATGGCATTATTTATGTCATTATTTATCAACGCTCAAACATCAGCGTTTCACAATTACGGAAATATTAAAATGCATGAAAATGCAAGTGTAGGATTTCATACTGACTTTATTAACGATGGAGTTTTGGATGACAACAATAAAGGATTAGCTGGTTTTTACAGTGATAGTGAAATAAGAACAGTATCTGGTAACAACAGAGCTGTTTTTGAAAACCTAGAATTTGATGCAATAAATGATATTGAATTATATAGCTCATTGGGAACAACTGGAGAAATGAGCTTTATCAATGGTAAAGTTTTTACTCCACGAAATGAACCTAATGTATCATTAGATTATATAAATCATCAATTTTATATTGGAGAAGATGATTCAAGACATGTTGATGGTTACTCTTCTGTTTTTGGAACTAATGAATTTGTTTTTCCTATTGGTGATGACAATAGATTAAGACCAATGATTTTACCATCACAAACTAATAATAATGAATATAGTGGGGCTTATTATTTTTATAACCCAAACACTCCTCCTACTCATTTTACAGAGTCTTTTTCTACTTCTCAAAAACAAATTTTTATTAGCAACATCAGTAATTTAGAATTTTGGGATTTAGATGGAGCTTCAGAAACAAAAATCACACTTACTTGGGACCCAAAAAGTGATATAAATGCTATTAGTAATAATATTAATCTTTTAAGAGTTGTTGGGTGGAGCAAAACTGAATCAAAATGGATTGACTTGGGTAGAACATCTTCATCTGGAGATCTTAATTCTGGTAGAATAATGTCAAATTCTTTTATTCCTGATGAATATACTGTAATAACTATAGGTTCTGAATTCGCTGCAGGTGAATTAGCTGATATAAACTTAATATTTACTCCTAATGGTGATTCTGAAAATGAAACATTGACTTTTGAAGGTTTAGAGCAATATAAAAATAATAATTTATCAATTTTTAATAGATGGGGTAATGTAGTTTACGAAACTGAAAACTATAAAAATGATTGGAAAGGAAAATCAAATGGTAGAGTTACTGTTAATAAAGATCAAGATTTACCAGACGGTACCTATTTTTATTTACTGAAATTAGGAAGTGATGAAAGTAAAAGCCAGAAAGGTTGGATTTATATTCATAGATAA
- the rny gene encoding ribonuclease Y, whose translation MEGVLFPALAGIIGLVIGFIIAKMLEKTKANKLIQETKKEARNIVKEAKVEADSIKKEKILQAKEKFIELKSEHEKVILSREKKVSDVEKRIRDKESQVSSELDKNKKLNRGLEKKEADYDYKLEFLDKKEAEVEKIHKRHVDMLEQISGLSADEAKTELVASLKEEAKADAMAFIQDTVEESKMTAQQEARKVVLNTIQRVGVEQAVENCVSVFNLESDDVKGRIIGREGRNIRALEAATGVEIIVDDTPEAIILSCFDPVRREIARLSMHKLVTDGRIHPARIEEIVKKTEKQINQEIIEVGKRTVIDLGVHGLHPELIKTVGRMKYRSSYGQNLLQHSREVANLCGIMAAEMGLNAKAAKRAGLLHDIGKVPETESELPHALLGMQWAEKYGEKPDVCNAIGAHHDEIEMKSLLSPIVQVCDAISGARPGARRQVLDSYIQRLKDLEDIAFGFTGVQKAYAIQAGRELRVMVESAKVNDTKAAELSFNISQKIQNDMTYPGQVKVTVIRETRAVNVAK comes from the coding sequence ATGGAGGGAGTATTATTTCCTGCGTTAGCAGGAATTATAGGTTTAGTAATAGGTTTTATTATTGCTAAAATGTTAGAAAAAACAAAAGCTAATAAATTAATACAAGAAACAAAAAAAGAAGCAAGAAATATTGTAAAAGAGGCAAAAGTAGAAGCTGATTCAATTAAAAAAGAAAAAATATTACAGGCTAAAGAAAAATTTATTGAGCTTAAATCTGAACATGAAAAGGTTATATTATCAAGAGAAAAGAAGGTTTCAGATGTAGAAAAAAGAATAAGAGATAAAGAAAGTCAAGTTTCTTCAGAATTAGATAAAAATAAAAAGTTAAATAGAGGTCTAGAGAAAAAAGAGGCTGATTATGACTATAAATTAGAGTTTTTAGATAAAAAAGAAGCTGAAGTTGAAAAAATACACAAGCGTCATGTAGACATGCTTGAACAAATTTCAGGATTATCTGCAGATGAAGCAAAAACAGAATTAGTAGCTTCATTAAAAGAAGAAGCAAAAGCTGATGCTATGGCTTTTATCCAAGATACAGTTGAAGAATCTAAAATGACTGCGCAGCAAGAGGCTCGTAAAGTTGTATTAAACACAATACAAAGAGTAGGAGTAGAACAAGCTGTTGAAAATTGTGTTTCAGTTTTTAATTTAGAATCTGATGATGTTAAAGGTAGAATTATTGGTAGAGAAGGTCGTAATATTAGAGCTTTAGAAGCAGCTACTGGTGTTGAAATTATAGTTGATGATACTCCAGAAGCAATTATTTTATCATGTTTCGATCCTGTACGAAGAGAAATTGCGAGATTATCAATGCATAAATTGGTTACTGACGGTAGAATACACCCTGCAAGAATTGAAGAGATTGTTAAAAAGACTGAAAAACAAATAAACCAAGAAATAATTGAAGTAGGTAAGCGTACAGTTATTGATTTAGGAGTTCATGGTTTGCATCCTGAATTAATTAAAACCGTAGGTAGAATGAAATATCGTTCTTCTTATGGACAAAATTTACTTCAGCATTCGCGTGAAGTTGCTAACCTTTGTGGTATTATGGCTGCAGAAATGGGCTTAAATGCTAAAGCTGCTAAACGAGCTGGTTTATTGCATGATATAGGTAAAGTTCCTGAAACTGAAAGTGAACTTCCACATGCTTTATTAGGTATGCAATGGGCGGAAAAATATGGAGAAAAACCAGATGTTTGTAATGCGATTGGAGCTCACCATGATGAAATAGAGATGAAGAGTTTATTATCACCTATTGTACAAGTTTGTGATGCTATTTCTGGAGCACGTCCAGGAGCTCGTCGTCAAGTTTTAGATAGCTATATTCAACGATTAAAAGATTTAGAAGATATAGCTTTCGGTTTTACAGGTGTACAAAAAGCTTATGCAATACAAGCTGGACGTGAATTACGTGTAATGGTTGAAAGTGCAAAAGTTAATGATACTAAAGCAGCTGAATTATCATTTAATATTTCACAAAAAATACAAAATGATATGACGTATCCAGGTCAGGTTAAAGTAACAGTAATTCGTGAAACGAGAGCGGTTAATGTGGCGAAATAA
- a CDS encoding cell division protein ZapA, protein MTKLKVNVVIAGRTYPLSVNNTSEEEGMRKAAKNINDLIAKYEQNYAVSDKQDVLAMCALQFASKLEIASISKEEEDKEVLHKIKALTNLLDAQL, encoded by the coding sequence ATGACAAAGTTAAAAGTTAATGTTGTAATAGCAGGTAGAACTTATCCTTTAAGTGTTAATAATACAAGTGAGGAAGAAGGGATGCGTAAAGCAGCTAAAAACATTAATGATTTAATTGCTAAATATGAGCAAAATTATGCAGTGTCTGATAAACAAGATGTTTTAGCAATGTGTGCATTACAATTTGCATCTAAATTAGAAATAGCATCAATTAGTAAAGAAGAGGAAGATAAAGAAGTATTACATAAAATAAAGGCGTTAACTAATTTATTAGACGCGCAATTATAA
- a CDS encoding M23 family metallopeptidase, giving the protein MKFYSFLFLVFLSQFGFTQHQYPKNYFSSPLKIPIVLSGTFGELRSNHFHSGIDIKTQGKEGIPIYAPADGHVSRIKIGQYGFGKAIYIEHPNGYTTVYAHLQKFKNPIQQYVKFIQYKKEKYAIGNIFPKPEKFPIKKGDIIGYTGDTGGSGGPHLHYEIRNTKTEKIINPLLFGINPKDNKRPTIQKLIAYPLSDDARIDNSTNKAVLQFKQVEEGKYITDRINAYGIIGFGVSTFDRLNGATNKNGIYSLEMKVNGTTVYYHDVETFSFSESKFINLLIDYKHYKKYKKRVQKTHKVLENRLSLYKNLVNNGKIVIENGLNYTVEILIKDLKNNTTSVKIPVKGVKSNLIFQQKDTTNFKITAKNFNKFQQKNSIIAFPKNTFYKDCFIDFKVENGITKVHTPTIPLDKRYTLTFNTTHLTDLQKQQVYIANVDYPKYPRYVSTKKKFNKVYTSTKSLGSYKLLFDTKKPYIKLLNFYNKQWVTKHKKLKVKIIDKESGIRNYHATIDNQWVLMEFNHKKGILTYDFSDKKLVGSKHLFKLVLSDNVGNTKTLKATFFRK; this is encoded by the coding sequence TTGAAATTTTACTCTTTTCTTTTTTTAGTATTTCTTAGTCAATTTGGATTTACTCAGCATCAATATCCTAAAAACTATTTTTCTTCTCCTTTAAAAATTCCAATAGTTTTATCGGGTACATTTGGTGAATTGCGTAGTAATCATTTTCACTCTGGAATAGATATAAAAACACAAGGAAAGGAAGGTATACCTATCTATGCACCAGCTGATGGACATGTTTCTAGAATAAAAATTGGGCAATATGGTTTTGGAAAAGCCATATATATTGAGCATCCTAACGGATATACTACAGTGTATGCTCATTTACAAAAATTTAAAAATCCTATACAACAATATGTTAAATTCATACAGTATAAAAAAGAAAAATATGCAATTGGGAATATTTTCCCTAAGCCTGAAAAGTTTCCAATAAAAAAAGGAGATATAATTGGTTATACTGGTGATACTGGAGGGTCTGGTGGTCCACATTTACATTATGAAATAAGAAACACTAAAACAGAAAAAATAATTAACCCTTTGCTTTTTGGTATAAACCCAAAAGATAATAAGAGACCAACAATTCAAAAATTAATTGCTTACCCATTAAGCGATGATGCTCGTATTGATAATTCAACAAATAAAGCTGTTTTACAATTTAAACAAGTTGAAGAAGGGAAATATATTACTGACAGAATTAATGCATATGGAATAATTGGCTTTGGTGTTAGTACTTTTGATAGACTAAATGGTGCTACAAATAAAAATGGAATTTATAGTTTAGAAATGAAAGTAAACGGGACAACTGTATATTATCATGATGTAGAAACATTTTCTTTTTCAGAAAGTAAATTCATTAATTTATTAATCGATTATAAACACTACAAAAAATATAAGAAAAGAGTTCAAAAAACACATAAAGTACTTGAAAACAGATTGAGTTTGTATAAAAACTTAGTGAATAACGGAAAAATTGTTATTGAAAACGGATTAAATTACACTGTTGAAATACTAATTAAAGATTTAAAAAATAATACAACTAGTGTTAAAATACCAGTTAAGGGTGTAAAAAGTAATTTAATTTTTCAGCAAAAAGATACAACTAACTTTAAAATTACTGCTAAAAACTTTAATAAGTTTCAACAAAAAAATAGCATAATTGCTTTTCCTAAAAACACCTTTTATAAAGATTGTTTTATAGATTTTAAAGTTGAAAATGGTATAACTAAAGTTCATACTCCTACAATACCTTTAGATAAACGCTATACATTGACGTTTAACACAACTCATTTAACAGACTTACAAAAACAACAAGTATATATTGCTAATGTAGATTACCCAAAATATCCAAGATATGTTTCTACTAAGAAAAAATTTAACAAAGTATATACTTCTACTAAATCATTAGGTAGTTACAAATTACTATTTGACACAAAAAAACCATACATTAAATTATTAAACTTTTACAATAAACAATGGGTTACAAAGCATAAAAAACTCAAAGTTAAAATTATCGATAAAGAATCTGGCATACGAAATTATCATGCTACCATTGATAATCAATGGGTTTTAATGGAATTTAATCATAAAAAAGGAATATTAACTTATGATTTTAGTGATAAAAAGTTGGTTGGTAGCAAACATCTTTTTAAACTTGTACTTTCTGATAACGTTGGTAATACCAAAACATTAAAAGCTACGTTTTTTAGAAAGTAA